A window of the Myxocyprinus asiaticus isolate MX2 ecotype Aquarium Trade chromosome 11, UBuf_Myxa_2, whole genome shotgun sequence genome harbors these coding sequences:
- the LOC127448193 gene encoding nuclear receptor subfamily 1 group I member 2-like isoform X2 has protein sequence MTCEGCKGFFRRAMKRPTQFCCPFQNACVITKSNRRQCQSCRLQKCLSIGMKRELIMSNEAVEKRRLQIRRKKLQEEPVMLSPQQEAVIQELLTAHQKNFDMTCAQFIQFRPLDRDQKAITVHNQEPNSSKYSHLTMRKHEPEDSVKMSISFTSPSSTSSNSQQPQNKEMKPLTGAIFTSLPHFTDLTTYLIKNVINFGKALTMFRALIIEDQISLLKGATFEIILIHFNMFFNETTGIWECGPLQYCMDDCMRAGFQRHLLDHMKNFHYALRKLHLHEEEYVLMQAISLFSPDRPGVTHHSVIDRNQEILALTLKTYIEAKRTEPEKHLLYPKIMACLTEMRSMNEEYTKQVLKIQDSQPVPPLLLEIVSKDS, from the exons ATGACCTGTGAGGGCTGCAAAGGCTTTTTCAG GCGTGCCATGAAGCGACCTACACAGTTCTGCTGCCCGTTTCAGAACGCCTGTGTTATCACCAAGAGCAACAGGAGGCAGTGCCAATCCTGTCGACTCCAGAAATGCCTCTCGATTGGAATGAAGAGAGAGT TGATTATGTCAAATGAAGCTGTGGAGAAACGGAGGTTACAGATAAGGAGAAAGAAGTTGCAGGAGGAGCCCGTAATGCTTTCCCCACAACAGGAAGCTGTCATCCAGGAGCTGCTCACTGCACATCAAAAGAACTTTGACATGACCTGTGCTCAATTTATTCAGTTTCGG CCTCTAGATCGGGATCAAAAAGCCATCACTGTGCACAATCAAGAACCAAACAGCAGCAAGTACTCCCATTTAACCATGCGCAAACATGAGCCTGAAGATTCAGTGAAGATGTCCATCAGCTTCACCTCCCCCTCGTCCACTTCCTCCAACTCTCAGCAACCTCAGAATAAAGAAATGAAGCCGCTTACCGGTGCCATCTTCACATCTCTGCCACATTTTACAGACCTCACCACGTACTTGATCAAGAACGTCATCAACTTcggcaaggcacttacaatgttcAG GGCTCTGATTATAGAGGACCAGATCTCACTGCTGAAAGGTGCGACCTTTGAGATCATTCTAATTCACTTCAACATGTTCTTTAATGAGACGACAGGCATTTGGGAGTGCGGCCCGCTGCAGTACTGCATGGATGACTGCATGCGAG CTGGTTTTCAGCGCCATCTGCTGGACCATATGAAGAATTTCCATTACGCACTGCGTAAACTGCACTTGCATGAAGAGGAGTATGTTCTGATGCAGGCTATCTCACTTTTCTCACCAG ATCGCCCTGGTGTAACTCATCACAGTGTGATTGACCGGAACCAGGAAATACTTGCCCTCACCCTGAAAACCTATATTGAGGCCAAAAGGACAGAGCCAGAGAAACA TCTGCTGTACCCAAAGATCATGGCGTGCCTGACTGAGATGAGGAGTATGAATGAAGAGTACACAAAACAGGTGTTGAAAATCCAGGACAGTCAGCCAGTGCCACCGCTTTTGTTGGAAATTGTAAGCAAAGACAGTTAA
- the LOC127448193 gene encoding nuclear receptor subfamily 1 group I member 2-like isoform X1 codes for MSKELEEFSPIGDWVHDDGSEEETEEDDEPKICQVCGDKSTGYHFNAMTCEGCKGFFRRAMKRPTQFCCPFQNACVITKSNRRQCQSCRLQKCLSIGMKRELIMSNEAVEKRRLQIRRKKLQEEPVMLSPQQEAVIQELLTAHQKNFDMTCAQFIQFRPLDRDQKAITVHNQEPNSSKYSHLTMRKHEPEDSVKMSISFTSPSSTSSNSQQPQNKEMKPLTGAIFTSLPHFTDLTTYLIKNVINFGKALTMFRALIIEDQISLLKGATFEIILIHFNMFFNETTGIWECGPLQYCMDDCMRAGFQRHLLDHMKNFHYALRKLHLHEEEYVLMQAISLFSPDRPGVTHHSVIDRNQEILALTLKTYIEAKRTEPEKHLLYPKIMACLTEMRSMNEEYTKQVLKIQDSQPVPPLLLEIVSKDS; via the exons ATGAGTAAAGAACTGGAGGAGTTCTCTCCCATAGGCGACTGGGTTCATGATGATGGGTCCGAGGAGGAAACGGAGGAGGATGACGAGCCCAAAATTTGTCAAGTATGTGGTGACAAATCCACAGGCTACCACTTTAACGCCATGACCTGTGAGGGCTGCAAAGGCTTTTTCAG GCGTGCCATGAAGCGACCTACACAGTTCTGCTGCCCGTTTCAGAACGCCTGTGTTATCACCAAGAGCAACAGGAGGCAGTGCCAATCCTGTCGACTCCAGAAATGCCTCTCGATTGGAATGAAGAGAGAGT TGATTATGTCAAATGAAGCTGTGGAGAAACGGAGGTTACAGATAAGGAGAAAGAAGTTGCAGGAGGAGCCCGTAATGCTTTCCCCACAACAGGAAGCTGTCATCCAGGAGCTGCTCACTGCACATCAAAAGAACTTTGACATGACCTGTGCTCAATTTATTCAGTTTCGG CCTCTAGATCGGGATCAAAAAGCCATCACTGTGCACAATCAAGAACCAAACAGCAGCAAGTACTCCCATTTAACCATGCGCAAACATGAGCCTGAAGATTCAGTGAAGATGTCCATCAGCTTCACCTCCCCCTCGTCCACTTCCTCCAACTCTCAGCAACCTCAGAATAAAGAAATGAAGCCGCTTACCGGTGCCATCTTCACATCTCTGCCACATTTTACAGACCTCACCACGTACTTGATCAAGAACGTCATCAACTTcggcaaggcacttacaatgttcAG GGCTCTGATTATAGAGGACCAGATCTCACTGCTGAAAGGTGCGACCTTTGAGATCATTCTAATTCACTTCAACATGTTCTTTAATGAGACGACAGGCATTTGGGAGTGCGGCCCGCTGCAGTACTGCATGGATGACTGCATGCGAG CTGGTTTTCAGCGCCATCTGCTGGACCATATGAAGAATTTCCATTACGCACTGCGTAAACTGCACTTGCATGAAGAGGAGTATGTTCTGATGCAGGCTATCTCACTTTTCTCACCAG ATCGCCCTGGTGTAACTCATCACAGTGTGATTGACCGGAACCAGGAAATACTTGCCCTCACCCTGAAAACCTATATTGAGGCCAAAAGGACAGAGCCAGAGAAACA TCTGCTGTACCCAAAGATCATGGCGTGCCTGACTGAGATGAGGAGTATGAATGAAGAGTACACAAAACAGGTGTTGAAAATCCAGGACAGTCAGCCAGTGCCACCGCTTTTGTTGGAAATTGTAAGCAAAGACAGTTAA